AATTACTGGATTAttggtttatttttatatattttatattttatatttatattagatattttaaatttttgagtttaattataaattattttgatgaattataaaaaaaaatcaaacaaatttgTTGAATTAAACTAATACTATTGCTTGACTCGACAGATTTAGACCAATTTAGACTGATTTTTTTAGAACGGTTTAACCTATGAAACGCATAaatccaatttaaaaaaattgtttcggTTATGACCGATTTGCCGCCTTAGCGTACTAGACCGATTTATAGAACAAACTTTTGTCTGGACATCAGTCATAAGTTAAAGTCATACCTGTTGTTGTCCACAGCCAAGTTAAAGAGAGCCATAGCACCAACTTTCTGAGCTGAATCATTCTTTTCACTGAGAGCTGCTCCAAGAAAATGAAGCAAAGCTTCAACACACCCATTCTCCCCCATGAGAATCCTAGCCTCCTCATCATCCTTTAGCAACACTCTCATCTGCTCAACAACTCTACACTTCTTCCTCAAAGTATCCACTCCACTCAAAGTGGTTAGCAGATCAGTACACCGTTCAACAAGAGTAACTTCAGCTTCCTGGTATTCCAACTCACATGATTCCTCCTCTTTAATAGTCCCACTTTCTTCCGGAGGAACCACCTTCACATCCTTAAACTTACAAGAACCAACACTCTTCCCTGACTCGGACACAGACAACGCCAGCCTCCAGTAGTTAAGGTCTAGAGACTCAGGAGGTCCATCAGGGACCTGAACACCGTTCTGCTCACACCAACTCGATATCAGAGCCTTGACGCAATAGTTAGGAGTCAAGCATAGATGAGAAAGCTCCTGCTGAGTCTTGGGACATGTGTTGTGTCCATCGCTAAACCATTTCTCAATACATAATCTCTCATAAGTCTGTCCAGAGGCGATGATAACAGGATCATACATAAGCTGCAATGATATCGGACACCTTAACTCATCTGGAGGAACAGACATCTGCACAGATCTTCTATTGTTATTGCAAGGTCTGAAGTTGAAGGAGCTCAGTTTTGAGAGCTGTCTGTCGAAAGCACGGCCTGGAGGATCGTCTAGAGAGCCTTGAATGGTCGGTGAACAAGGCAACGAGTTGCTACCTTGTGAATCATTGTCATCCCAGATCTCGCTTCTGAATAGCTTTGAGTACTTTCTCATGAGATGTAAGAGGTAAGCCACGATTGATTCTTTCCTCTTGTCGTCTTCCATGCGTGCCCTCTCGATGAGTTTCTTGAGGCATCTTCGCTCACTTAGAGCTGCTCTTGAAGATGTGATGCCTAGTCTAGTAGCAGCTTGATGGAAAATCTCGAGCTCGTTGTTGTCAGATGAGCTCTCGAAGTTGCCTCCTTGTTGCAGCAGTCCAATGATTTGATCGCCAACTTCCTTCTCTGATGGATCGAGCGAGAACTGAGTGTTCTCTAGTTCCATTATAATCTCCAAAATCTGCAAAGAAAGATATGTATACAAATGTGAATAAAAGCAttaattttttgtaatattagtttcgtctTAGCGATCACTCGAACCGGAGACCTCTGACACAAATGGTCAGGATCCTTTCCAGTTGAGCTAGTGATCTCTTGTTGAACTCTAGAGATATCACTACCAAGGAGAAGCAAACTACCTGAGAGCCAATGGACTGTTGGACTATGTCTTCAACACGCCTAAGGCTATCTATAAGAGAAGTTTTCGCCTTCTCGAATTTCAACACTACTGAATCTCCTGTTATAGCCTACATGTCAAAGGAGCTGGTTGGTTAGCCAGAAGAAGAactttgaaatgtttttttttaagacatAAGAAAAACTTACCAAATATAGTTTACTAGATTCAGTGCAATGGCGTAGAATGTTCTTCACTTTTTCTAAAACCACGTGAAGTGAACACAAAGCTTGTATTCCAGATTTGCTTCTCGGCCGTGCAGCTTCGAGAGAGGGGAAAACAGACATGATCTTGCAGTAGATCACTGAAAGGGCGTTGCACATTTCTCCATGCAGCTGAAACAAGAATCTGTTAGCCACTCCTTAAACACTTACAGTCAAAGATAAAATATACTAcagttattataaaatatacaaaaccaCGGTTCTTTTTGTACATAAAAAAGGATCAATCAAACACATCAAGAACCAAAAAAGGCACAGACTGAATCAATGCAAGAAGATACAGAAATAATGAATCTTGTAATGTCTTAGTGGGagatctcaaaaaaaaaaaaactatcaataaACTTACcgggaagaagaaaaaaaaaagagtctgaTTCAGATACCTTGGCATCACCAGGGGCAAAGAAACTTTCTTCAACTTCGTTAACATCCATTTTTTGCTGTATATATCTATGACAATAGTTCTGTCGGTTTAAAACTCAACactgcaagaagaagaaagaacgaGAATCAGTGATTAGCGAAACCATTCTACAGAAAACAAAACCAAGTCAGTGTTGtgtccagaaaaaaaaaacaatttagaaGTAATTAAGAAACAGGGCCAAgaagataaaaaagaaaaaaaagacaaggaAGACACAAAACAAATCTGGTTAATTGAGAAAGAACATTCTTGGATGTCAAGTAACAGATGAAAGAAACAGCAACGAATCAGAACACACgaacaagaataaaaaaaaacaatctggTTAATTCCGCAGAAAAATAATCAGATGAGCATAAAAGAATCTGGTGAAAACAGAGGAGCATACATACCAAACATGAATCACCAATCTGCATCTGATAAAAATTAGGCAGAACAACGATGAGTCTGATCATAAACTAAACAGAGGTGATCAAAAGAAGAGCATCAAACATTAGTAGTATAATGATTTTAATTCTCCTTGAGATGCTGCTTCTGTGTAGTTTCTACGAACGGTCTGATTCGAAGTTTTCAAGACAGTTCTCTGTCGATCCCAGCGATTCAGAGAGGAGGAGCTTTTGGCTATGGCTAACACCACCGATTGAaaagattttgaagaaaaaaaaagcttaaaaataaatatattaatggaAATAGAGAGGAGAAGTTATTCTGAAGTCAAAATAAAGCCAAACCTTGCGAGGATGCAAGTACACACAAAGAGATTTGTTTTCTATTACTTCCAAGTAATACTGTAATagtattattttagttataaagATGGTAAATCTCAAAAATTGCacctttttaagtttatatcacaaaaatagcactcaaaaactgaaatgaccaaaatagcacatttctaagtttatcctttgaaaattttatttttttttatttttcaaaatttgaaatcttatccccagaACCTCAtttttcaactctaaaccctaaaccctaaaccctaaactttaaaccctaaaccctaaactataaaccataaaccctaaactctaaaccctaaaccctaaactttaaaccctaaaccctaaaatctaaaccctaaaccctaaaatctaaaccctaaactctaaaccctaaaccctaaaccctaaatcctaaaccccaccctttaactctaaatcctaagtttgtgacttttgataaaacattaagtgctatttttgtgacttttgaccttaagtgctagtttgggaacataaacttgatttagtgttatttttgtctttttctctataaaGATTTTGTTCTTGTTTTACTTAAATACtcttttgttttattcttttcaaatgattttagattttgtattAGCGACGGTATATTATTAGGAgacatttttattattagaaCACAAAAAGCCAATTAAGATTACTCATAATCATAGTTTCTTTTTCATCATTATGGTCGTCAAATCTCTATGAtgtgattacaaaaaaaaatcatcacgAGTGTCTTATTATGCAAATGCAAtgtaagtttttcaaattttcaaatgattTGATCACTGCTAAACAAAAAGATTTGGTTAGAGTTTTCAAATTTCTGATTTTGTAGATGATAGTGTTTCTTGTCTTTGTCGTCGAGTGATAATAATTAATATGTGATGTATAATAAACAGCTATTGACGTATTGGATCGGTCGAAGTATGAATGGTGATGCTAATGAGAGGTCCATTTTTCACCGACATTTATTAAACACGTCTTTATTTCAAAGCTCTCCTTTTCATTTTCCTTTCTCATGAACTACACAAGCATGGTAGAGGGTTAACTAATTTgcaaactattttcttttcttaacgAATGTACAAGTTAATAGTATTAATTAAAGATGACAAGAACTATACAAATTTGGGTGAATTGACTTAGCTGGTAAGCACTTTAAAGTATTTTGGCAATATTGTTTGCATATGAAATTCTCAAATTTCTAAGTTAGATTTTAGTTATAGTACATTTAACTTTCAATTATCGATTAtttggatttaaaattttgtctatgtaaacattttttgttgtttattttaaaaaatagatttgaaagaaaaatatataaaatagtttgtattttaaatatcttaactGCTTAAAAAATTGCATACACAGATTTAAAGAGAGTTATAACTTTAAACTTAAATTAACTACtatacaatttaatttttgCAATTTcgtattaataatattttagattttaaatttttattaataaaatgataacatatagatttttgaattttgtctgtgttttaaatttatcaactagcacaatcaaacaaaataaatgttgATAGAAAATAACActaattgttttataattttggttttgagcaaattttttttttgagcaacaccatttgttttataatataagtgaaaaaatttaaacaataccAATATGGAGAAAATCATTTATAACTCTTCAAAAGGTTCCCACATCTTGTACTATTGTTGTTACAGTTGTTAACTAGTAATAAAAGATACCGATACTGTTACTTAAAGCAAAGAATAAAACAAATGTTTGAATGGTATTGGAGGGAGAGTTGAGGGTTTGCCGACTTCGACGGCCGACACGCGCCGACCATACATGCGTATGTCGGCTATTTAGATCTACATTTAAATATTACTCCTCTCTCTGCGTTCGTGAATCACTGTTATTGGTAGAAGCCCGTTAATTCAGCTGTTTGATTAAATGTTTACTAATGCTTCTACCCTAAAAAAGTCTATGGTTCGGATTCCAGAAAATTCAAATTACGCAgattatagaataaaaaaagttacaagagatcttcagTATGGTGCAGAACGTACCATCGGACATGAATCTAATAAAGCGATTCGAAGTGGCGCAGTCAGACGTGTATTCACACAAGATGGTAAAATTATCGGCTgtagaatcgtctatgtaatatttctcatcattgtaatagcataattaaccggacctaaaaaaaaaatcacttttatTAATTTccacttttataattatttacaaattatttgtTGTCGACCATGTTcatttttttaactatattttttttaaaaatatgccaACAATTTTCATGATTAGAAATTATTATTTCAGTTTTggcatatatttcaaaataatattgaaaACTCAAAAAGGTTAAAATTgtcctttctttattttttttccaaagaaAGTTGAATCATCACCTAACAAAAAGTGCATAAATTggtaaacaaaaaattagaaaataaaatcagtGTATTATATTACAAATCACAGTTCATATACGACTTTCATTTCACCCATTTATATGATTGAGGATCAAATCATAGCTGACTAACCTTTTAATTTTGGTCAAAAGTTGATTTCAAAATTCTTAACAATTAacacatttaaaatgaaaacacCTTCACTTACATAATATTGATTTCTATATAAGTGGCCATTTCTTTTCCCGTTTTTCTCGATCTCCTTTTATCCAGCAAAGAGAAAATTTacttaaacactaaacttttTTCTGTAAAATTCAATATAGTGAAAGTTAATACtatactagattttaacccgcacatccgtgcggatatttttcattttataaatttacttgacattattacaaatgttttaaataaatagttttattttagtatattgtgtaaccctataatattattttttatattttttattaggcattattaataaaataacaatataaaataatcaaatagataacctccttcaaaatatgtttttttctttaatttatacattttgatatagtaatttttaaattttatttattaatattatagaaaagaaaaatgtttaagataatttataattacattaaaaaatatactttaacatattattttagtatttacaggatttataagtaaaaatactgttttgtttaaataatataaccctatgattttagtaaattttatacatagtagcatctatcatattattttagaaaattttattgatataggatatttttggatgttattatattaagtttttttattttaattaagatttcaaaatattagattgctttaatttttatagCATATATAGTTCTTTTTTGTGGTGCATTTCAAAacattattctttattatctatgattttatcttttgtaaatttgaaatattatcattttgagtcTGAAtatctattttcaaaatttatattttttcaagaaaactttaaaatattacaCTACTATTTTTGAGTTTCaaatattacatgaattttgatttgtttttgttactacattattttataaaaaatattaaaattttggtaatattttctatatttttctcaacagattttgttataattaaattttttatcattaatattttaaatgaattactaaaatttcatagttttctaataatatatattttaaatagtatttaaaCTAAAGGacattatatactattatatatttgtatataaatattttaaataatatattgttgagagtttaaaaataaataaaaaataatatatagttatagatataaaagtttaactaatgttaataaaattatttttgaataaaatattatatagtttacgaattttaactcattttaatgatgagtgataatttatttaactcATATGCCACTtctgtttttatataatacataatataattatatagaatttataaaaaatagtatataattcttattttttttgttttataataaatttttagttaacttttttttttttttgtcatcaactttacagactcatatagactctgtgaaccaaactgggagatcttgatccatgtgaactacaAAAGACGTTTCCTTCCTAGCGCTAcgggctaagctatccgccttctTGTTatgcgttcttggtacatagataatctctgcgtgggaaaaactctctttcaagcTGTTTATAtcctccaaataacttgcaaatgctggccattcctctggtgttgaaaccatcttcaccaattgagaacaatccgttgcaaacgtaacctgaaattgtcgtaagtttttcatacattccattgcccataacaAGGCTTCCATTTCTGCATGAAGGGGAGAAAGTGACGCCCGAACATTCCTTGCACCCATCAAACCCGCAAATCCCTCTAGagtactataccatccttggccagaaaaaatatcattttctttccaggaaccatccgtaaaacaccatcttcctgggatTGACGGAAGAATCATTGCCCCTACCGGTTGGATCCTCTTGTTATCATTCAAAATTTGAGCCTCAGCCCAAAGTTTTGATTCCGCTTCAGCCAGTTTAAGGGTATCCAACGGATCCACATCcatattactaaaaactttattatttcttcccttccatatataccatagtatccatgcaaactgatgatcctccatctgtggaacaactctccaaaaaagatgatccatgttcacaaagagagaacttgttGGAAACAATGTTGGACATGTTGGAATCTTTGAAAGAGCCCATGTCTGAAGTGCAGGAgggcattcaaaaaacacatggttgatCGATTCCTCCTCCGCACCACATCTTGCACAAACAATGTCGCCGGGTATCCCTCGCTTATGCAGATTTTTCTTGACTGCTATACAACCtgtcaccaattgccatagaaaatgtttaatctttggtggacaccgtattttccagcaaTATGCTTTCAAAATATTCACTGTGGGTCCAAACACTACTGGTGGTTTTGCCTTATCTGGATATATCCTTTCAATctgatatccagatttaaccgtgtattttccattatttgtgaaatgccatccatcctTGTCTGCTATCAGAGTTCTACTCAATGGTATACTCTCTATTAATTTCACATCCTGTGGATCCACCAAAGCCTGAATCGCCTGCGAATTCCATCGTCGCAAATGAGGATCAATAAGCGACTCCACTGTAAGGTCTGGGTaaagattgtgttgatttttattggctggtctcgggcgagtggttgggagccaaggatcattccatactgataTAGAAGatcctgttcccacccttttgattagtcctttgcttaccagagatctagcagaaacaatactccgccaaccatatgacggagagtatgaacgaatcggttccaggggtgaagcattcctgtagtaccgacctttaaaaactcgagaaaataaagtatttggcttTTCTATCAGCCGCCATAAttgtttaccaagcatcgcaGTGTTAAAGTCAGTGATATCTTTAAAACCTAAACCTCCATCTTCCTTACTTACacatactttgtcccatgatttccaatgcatccCTCTTGTACTACCGCAtgggctccaccaaaactgTGCTACCGCACTCGTCAATTTTTTTGCAGTAGCCTTGGGTAAACGATAACAcgacatcacatgatttggcaAAGCCGTAATCACGGATTTGATAATCACCTCTTTTCCTCCTTTCGTAAAGAACTTAAAAGTCCAACCATTGACCCTATTATTTAACCGCTCTTGAACAAAGACAAAAACTTGTATCTTAGAACCCCCAAGACTCTCCGGTAATCCTAAATATGTTCCCATTCCTCCCAGATTTTGTATGCCCAAAATATCTCTTAGCTCCTGTCTGACAGATTCTTCAATTttgtgtccaaattgaattgaagactTATCAAAGTTTATTAGTTGACCCGAAGCTTTCTCATATTCCTTTAAGATCTTTAGAATAGTATGACACTCTTCCTTTTTAGCTTTACAAAAGAAgagactatcatccgcaaaaagcaGATGAGATATTGAAGGGCATGCCCTGGCCACCTTTATTCCTGTTAATTGTTTCTCCCTCTCCGCCTTCTTAATATTTGATATCAATGCCTCGGTACACAGAATAAATAAATAGGGAGATAacggatctccttgacgtaagcCCCTCTGTGGTATAATAAGTCCTCTAGGTTGGCCATTTAAAAGAACCCGATATTGAACTGATGATATACATTCCAACATTAGTTTAATCCAATGAGCATGGAACCCCATTTTTTGTAATAATGCCTTAATAAAGTCCCATTCAACCCGATCATAagccttactcatatccgttttgacTGCCATATACTTTCCTTTACACGCCTCATTAGTCcgtaatccatgaaacatttcctgtgcTATAAGGATATTATCAGAGATCAGTCTCCCTGCCACAAATGCCGATTGCGTTTCTGAAACTAGGGAAGGTAGCAATACCTTCAACCGTTGACACAAAACTTTCGAAATAATCTTGTACCCTACATTACATAAACTGATAGGTCGCAActccgtcatccttgtaggtctcTCTGTCTTTGGAATCATgcaaatattagtaatatttaacttTGTATCCATTTCTCCAGACACCAAAAAATCATTCACCATCTCCACCAAATCTACTTTAATAATATGCCATGAATGTTGAAAGAACAGAGCTGTCATACCATCCGGTCCTGGAGccttctctggatgcatcataaacagAGCCTCTCTGACCTCATCCTCTGTCGCTATCCTCAATAATCGTTGATTCATCTGTGGAGTTATGCCCGGTGTTACCTCTGAGAGAAAATCATCAAACTCCGATGGAGAAGTTGTAGTAAATAATTCTTCAAAATAATCAACCGCAACTTTCTCTACTCCAGTATTCGCTGTAATCCAATTTCCCTCAACATCATATAGCCCTACGATCCTATTACGGACCCTTCGTTGCTTAGTTAAAGCGTGATAGAATTTTGTATTGAGGTCTCcagatgaataccacatatttCTACTTTTCTGATGCCAGTACTCCTCTTCGTCCTTGTATGCCTCTTGCAACTTCCTAGACACCTCCATAATATCCTCCTGAGAACTAGTATCATCTGTTTGTACCTCTTCAAGAGCTTTCTGTAAGTCTGATATTTTTTCCTTCCCATAaggtggattatttttcctccaTTTGGCTATTTCATGGCGGCAATTACTAATTTTTGCCACTATACCAGTTCCTGTTCCTTCACTATTATCGGACCATCCCATTGTAATTGATTCCAGAAGGCCTTTTTGTCCAACCCATCTCTTATCAAATCTAAACTGTCCTTTTCTCCTGAGAACTTTATCTTCTAAGTAAGCCACCACTGGGCGGTGATCCGATGCCACCAACCCTAAATATTCTGTATACGAACAGGGGAATAGCGTGTGCCACTCCTCATTCGCTAATGCACGATCTAAACGACATCTGACCATTACTGCCCCTTTGCCTTTGCCTCTTCTTCCTTGCCATGACAACTTATTTCCTTTGGCAGGAAACTCCAGtaaaccacaattccttatcATATTGTTAAAAGGAACAAATGAGTTCGCACTTCTCAAAGCTCCACcttctttttcatgatttcctgTGATCTCATTTAAAtcaccaataataaaccaaggttCGGATCGCGAAATTCCATATCTAGTTAAACGTTCCCACACTTGTTCTCGTAGGTCTTGAACTGGATCTCCATACACAAACGTCATATATACCGTTTTTCCAAGAGCCACTGCTTCCACATCTATCATTCGATTACttgaatataaaacattaacctGATACTCGTTATTGTAATAAAGCGCTAGTCCACCACTTCGTCCCACTGGATCCACTGTGACCAGATTATCAAATCCGAAATGAGATTGAAATTTCTGGacaaaataatactataataatactatattactaattacaaaattaagtaatatgtcatttttaaaaaatattaaaattgattagtaagattttgtagattttttctcaacagattttgttattattaaaataaaatttaaatttatagttggtttattattaatataagtAATCAAATATGTGATATTACCTAATTTTTTAGGTGGTCTTAATATGACTTattaatagtagataaaaataggaccctaaattaatagattagatgtgacgtaaacaaataataataactagGTAATAACGCGCCTTGTGCGGGATgtgattattaatttaataaaaaaaattatatgtatttaatctagatattggttcggttttaagttttttttgtttttaattttctaaaatataactattattttaaattaatattcattttagtttattcggttaaaatgtttgattttggttttttctggtaaaaaccaaaaattaatattatttgtttattttcatgttatgaattttagatagtcgtcatgtcgaaccaatagtttcttattatagtttctaaacagataatagtttaagaaaaagaaaaaaaattattaagacaaatcatttcactacaatttggtcggtactgaaagaagcattaaaaaaaatatttcaactttcaaaaaaattagatacttcagttgtggtgaatacttagttacaaggtgctcacatcaaagtgcacatgtatgtgtatgtaaaaagtatataaaaatagttgacaaatatataaagatattgttaattaatattaaatgacatttttattcaaaataatacatgaaagataatattaaaattaatttaaaataaaaaaggcatTGACCTTagtcattttttcatataaagaaaataaagttgTATCCGTAAATAGGAGTGGGCACATATCGAATATCTgggtatttggaagcattcatgtcgattcgatctttagccacctaggTATTCAGTGACTCAGATATccgaaatattttagaaatttaaagaatatttgatttgatccgtagataaaataaaattttaaaaatatttaaaaattttaataataaaattttattacaaaaataaaacattatttaactttttaaattctagtacctaatataataaatttaattcataaaaatattgtaaaactgatttaaagtataatatatataacgtatatatataattctttacatatatgtatatatatgcatataaaagATCAAATTAGATATATGGTCctataaatattagtatttgtgaGTTGCTTcatttttggatattgtattttagtatttgatttttttcgtAGAGTTACGTATATctagattttttggttcaaatcaaaacggataacaaatcgaatcaaaatttatgaatattttgctcaactttatccgtaaacaataaatatatatatatatagtttggattttgattcgttatctatttttattcgaaccgaaaaaatccagagttttattggaaccatgtatgtgagttgtatattaaaaaaaacgcaaagtacatagtgtgaacatatttatgaatatagtatgaacgcgttagcatacttattatcaaatcattgtgaagctaccacgtgtctattatagtatgaatgca
The window above is part of the Brassica napus cultivar Da-Ae chromosome C3, Da-Ae, whole genome shotgun sequence genome. Proteins encoded here:
- the LOC106389569 gene encoding U-box domain-containing protein 45-like yields the protein MDVNEVEESFFAPGDAKLHGEMCNALSVIYCKIMSVFPSLEAARPRSKSGIQALCSLHVVLEKVKNILRHCTESSKLYLAITGDSVVLKFEKAKTSLIDSLRRVEDIVQQSIGSQILEIIMELENTQFSLDPSEKEVGDQIIGLLQQGGNFESSSDNNELEIFHQAATRLGITSSRAALSERRCLKKLIERARMEDDKRKESIVAYLLHLMRKYSKLFRSEIWDDNDSQGSNSLPCSPTIQGSLDDPPGRAFDRQLSKLSSFNFRPCNNNRRSVQMSVPPDELRCPISLQLMYDPVIIASGQTYERLCIEKWFSDGHNTCPKTQQELSHLCLTPNYCVKALISSWCEQNGVQVPDGPPESLDLNYWRLALSVSESGKSVGSCKFKDVKVVPPEESGTIKEEESCELEYQEAEVTLVERCTDLLTTLSGVDTLRKKCRVVEQMRVLLKDDEEARILMGENGCVEALLHFLGAALSEKNDSAQKVGAMALFNLAVDNNRNKELMLVSGIIPLLEEMLCNPHSHGSVTALYLNLSCLEDAKPVIGSSLAVPFMVNLLWTETETQCKVDALHALYHLSTYPPNIPCLLSADIVNALQSLTVSDDQRWTEKSLAVLLNLVLNEAGKEEMVSVPGLVSNLATILDTGEANEQEQAVSLLLILCKYSEMCSQMVLQEGVIPSLVSISVNGTQRGRERAQKLLTLFRELRQRDQTHHTTTEEHVEVVCPEEGGFSVAAASVTESKPQCKSASRKKMGRAFSFLWKSKSFSVYQC